In Juglans microcarpa x Juglans regia isolate MS1-56 chromosome 4S, Jm3101_v1.0, whole genome shotgun sequence, a single window of DNA contains:
- the LOC121263037 gene encoding uncharacterized protein LOC121263037 isoform X3 gives MAAVYESAGKKHKEMEVVVVNKKGDVTGVAALGNVEDPYGEELKRRTEGLQTEADFLGFLSGLRGEWWRKSRKKRIVMASDFGQALPNGWKLMLSIKKRAGRVWLHCRRYISPNQFVSCKDVSSYFFSSFGLQHRSQLRPGHPDVNNLLGRKLDFGDDSETQWPAPPGNERTFVVENNVIKVSFPSVEVQKLEIGSESGLNGKDKTSSGEDIEVKCFTSTVGDMKVDGGYTCKNSELASGFGNHDGGLKDVCTDVNTSGNHVITVGFGNNHVSRNDKAVIGSKQEGEFRNPFSYFILE, from the exons ATGGCGGCGGTCTATGAGAGTGCGGGAAAGAAGCacaaggagatggaggtggtggtggtgaacaAGAAAGGGGATGTGACGGGCGTGGCTGCGTTGGGGAATGTGGAGGATCCATATGGCGAGGAGTTGAAGAGGAGGACGGAGGGGTTGCAGACTGAGGCAGATTTCTTGGGGTTTTTGAGTGGGTTGCGTGGCGAGTGGTGGAGAAAGAGTAGGAAAAAGAGGATTGTGATGGCTAGCGATTTCGGCCAAGCGTTGCCCAATGGCTGGAAACTTATGCTTTCAATAAAGAAGAGAGCCGGCCGTGTATGGTTGCACTGCCGCCGATACATAAg CCCTAATCAGTTTGTGTCGTGCAAGGATGTTTCTTCGtactttttctcctcttttggaCTCCAACATAGAAGCCAACTAAGACCTGGTCATCCTGATGTCAATAATCTGTTGGGCAGGAAATTGGATTTTGGAGAT GATTCTGAAACCCAGTGGCCTGCTCCACCTGGAAATGAGAGAACTTTTGTTGTTGAGAACAATGTGATCAAGGTATCTTTCCCATCAGTGGAGGTGCAAAAGCTGGAAATAGGTTCTGAAAGTGGTTTGAATGGTAAGGACAAAACATCTAGTGGTGAAGATATTGAGGTTAAATGTTTTACTAGCACAGTGGGAGATATGAAAGTTGATGGTGGCTATACATGCAAGAATAGTGAATTGGCATCTGGTTTTGGCAATCATGACGGTGGGCTCAAGGATGTTTGTACTGATGTCAATACCTCTGGTAATCATGTAATTACTGTTGGTTTCGGGAATAACCATGTGTCACGAAATGACAAAGCTGTAATTGGCAGTAAGCAAGAAGGGGAGTTCAGGAATCCGTTTAGTTATTTCATTTTGGAATGA
- the LOC121263037 gene encoding uncharacterized protein LOC121263037 isoform X2 produces MAAVYESAGKKHKEMEVVVVNKKGDVTGVAALGNVEDPYGEELKRRTEGLQTEADFLGFLSGLRGEWWRKSRKKRIVMASDFGQALPNGWKLMLSIKKRAGRVWLHCRRYISPNQFVSCKDVSSYFFSSFGLQHRSQLRPGHPDVNNLLGRKLDFGDQDSETQWPAPPGNERTFVVENNVIKVSFPSVEVQKLEIGSESGLNGKDKTSSGEDIEVKCFTSTVGDMKVDGGYTCKNSELASGFGNHDGGLKDVCTDVNTSGNHVITVGFGNNHVSRNDKAVIGSKQEGEFRNPFSYFILE; encoded by the exons ATGGCGGCGGTCTATGAGAGTGCGGGAAAGAAGCacaaggagatggaggtggtggtggtgaacaAGAAAGGGGATGTGACGGGCGTGGCTGCGTTGGGGAATGTGGAGGATCCATATGGCGAGGAGTTGAAGAGGAGGACGGAGGGGTTGCAGACTGAGGCAGATTTCTTGGGGTTTTTGAGTGGGTTGCGTGGCGAGTGGTGGAGAAAGAGTAGGAAAAAGAGGATTGTGATGGCTAGCGATTTCGGCCAAGCGTTGCCCAATGGCTGGAAACTTATGCTTTCAATAAAGAAGAGAGCCGGCCGTGTATGGTTGCACTGCCGCCGATACATAAg CCCTAATCAGTTTGTGTCGTGCAAGGATGTTTCTTCGtactttttctcctcttttggaCTCCAACATAGAAGCCAACTAAGACCTGGTCATCCTGATGTCAATAATCTGTTGGGCAGGAAATTGGATTTTGGAGAT CAGGATTCTGAAACCCAGTGGCCTGCTCCACCTGGAAATGAGAGAACTTTTGTTGTTGAGAACAATGTGATCAAGGTATCTTTCCCATCAGTGGAGGTGCAAAAGCTGGAAATAGGTTCTGAAAGTGGTTTGAATGGTAAGGACAAAACATCTAGTGGTGAAGATATTGAGGTTAAATGTTTTACTAGCACAGTGGGAGATATGAAAGTTGATGGTGGCTATACATGCAAGAATAGTGAATTGGCATCTGGTTTTGGCAATCATGACGGTGGGCTCAAGGATGTTTGTACTGATGTCAATACCTCTGGTAATCATGTAATTACTGTTGGTTTCGGGAATAACCATGTGTCACGAAATGACAAAGCTGTAATTGGCAGTAAGCAAGAAGGGGAGTTCAGGAATCCGTTTAGTTATTTCATTTTGGAATGA
- the LOC121263035 gene encoding 5'-adenylylsulfate reductase-like 4, producing MGMRGWGAGIVVALVVWVRLASASKPFRVSPFTAVCPVESASDSILRFRNRNCPLNGDSRSLGLVAATEGDELSLLLALNMVHTNSHQYVAVLFYASWCPFSRTFRPIFSVLSLLYPSIPHYAIEESNVRPSVLSKYGVRGFPTVFLLNSTMRVHYLGSRTLTSLIAFYIDVTGIKMAPLDQISLEKVVCPSNHEKHDNTKQESCPFSWARSPEKLLQQETYLVLATAFVLLRLLYFYLPTVLQCAQCAWRRHIRNMRLGSLWEHPLAYLKCAIQLFNSLNEPCKKSNLQEGAMNARAWASKSLATVSIGDAGTCRGLPGGECH from the exons ATGGGGATGAGGGGTTGGGGAGCGGGAATCGTCGTGGCGTTGGTGGTGTGGGTTAGGCTAGCGTCCGCTTCCAAGCCGTTTAGGGTTTCGCCATTTACAGCCGTTTGTCCTGTGGAATCCGCTTCCGATTCGATCCTAAGGTTTCGCAATCGGAATTGCCCCTTAAATGGTGATTCTAGATCCCTTGGTCTCGTTGCGGCTACCGAG GGGGATGAGCTTTCACTGCTATTGGCATTAAATATGGTTCACACGAACAGTCATCAATATGTAGCTGTGCTCTTCTATGCATCTTGGTGCCCTTTCTCCAGGACTTTTAGGCCAATCTTCTCTGTCTTGTCTCTTTTGTATCCCTCCATCCCCCATTATGCAATTGAAGAATCAAACGTCAGGCCTAG CGTTCTTTCGAAGTATGGAGTTCGTGGGTTTCCCACTGTTTTCCTTTTGAACTCCACAATGCGTGTTCACTATCTTGGCTCCCGGACCCTTACTTCTCTCATTGCTTTCTATATTGATGTGACTG GCATTAAGATGGCACCATTGGATCAAATATCCCTGGAAAAAGTTGTATGTCCATCAAATCATGAGAAGCATGATAACACCAAGCAGGAAAGCTGTCCATTCTCATGGGCAAGATCTCCAGAGAAATTGCTTCAGCAGGAGACATATTTAGTTTTGGCCACCGCATTTGTGCTTCTGAGATTGCTATATTTCTATCTTCCAACTGTACTTCAATGTGCTCAATGTGCTTGGAGAAGACACATTCGAAATATGAGATTAGGGAGTTTGTGGGAGCATCCTTTGGCATATCTGAAGTGCGCAATTCAGTTATTCAATTCTCTAAACGAGCCTTGCAAGAAAAGCAATTTACAGGAAGGAGCAATGAACGCCAGGGCATGGGCCTCCAAGTCCCTAGCGACAGTCTCAATTGGGGATGCAGGCACCTGCCGGGGTTTGCCTGGAGGTGAATGTCACTGA
- the LOC121263037 gene encoding uncharacterized protein LOC121263037 isoform X1 — protein MAAVYESAGKKHKEMEVVVVNKKGDVTGVAALGNVEDPYGEELKRRTEGLQTEADFLGFLSGLRGEWWRKSRKKRIVMASDFGQALPNGWKLMLSIKKRAGRVWLHCRRYISPNQFVSCKDVSSYFFSSFGLQHRSQLRPGHPDVNNLLGRKLDFGDVSQCLGLLSYQFLFQLYFYLQGLQQDSETQWPAPPGNERTFVVENNVIKVSFPSVEVQKLEIGSESGLNGKDKTSSGEDIEVKCFTSTVGDMKVDGGYTCKNSELASGFGNHDGGLKDVCTDVNTSGNHVITVGFGNNHVSRNDKAVIGSKQEGEFRNPFSYFILE, from the exons ATGGCGGCGGTCTATGAGAGTGCGGGAAAGAAGCacaaggagatggaggtggtggtggtgaacaAGAAAGGGGATGTGACGGGCGTGGCTGCGTTGGGGAATGTGGAGGATCCATATGGCGAGGAGTTGAAGAGGAGGACGGAGGGGTTGCAGACTGAGGCAGATTTCTTGGGGTTTTTGAGTGGGTTGCGTGGCGAGTGGTGGAGAAAGAGTAGGAAAAAGAGGATTGTGATGGCTAGCGATTTCGGCCAAGCGTTGCCCAATGGCTGGAAACTTATGCTTTCAATAAAGAAGAGAGCCGGCCGTGTATGGTTGCACTGCCGCCGATACATAAg CCCTAATCAGTTTGTGTCGTGCAAGGATGTTTCTTCGtactttttctcctcttttggaCTCCAACATAGAAGCCAACTAAGACCTGGTCATCCTGATGTCAATAATCTGTTGGGCAGGAAATTGGATTTTGGAGATGTAAGTCAGTGTCTAGGATTATTGTCTTAccaatttttgtttcaattatatttttatttacaaggTTTGCAACAGGATTCTGAAACCCAGTGGCCTGCTCCACCTGGAAATGAGAGAACTTTTGTTGTTGAGAACAATGTGATCAAGGTATCTTTCCCATCAGTGGAGGTGCAAAAGCTGGAAATAGGTTCTGAAAGTGGTTTGAATGGTAAGGACAAAACATCTAGTGGTGAAGATATTGAGGTTAAATGTTTTACTAGCACAGTGGGAGATATGAAAGTTGATGGTGGCTATACATGCAAGAATAGTGAATTGGCATCTGGTTTTGGCAATCATGACGGTGGGCTCAAGGATGTTTGTACTGATGTCAATACCTCTGGTAATCATGTAATTACTGTTGGTTTCGGGAATAACCATGTGTCACGAAATGACAAAGCTGTAATTGGCAGTAAGCAAGAAGGGGAGTTCAGGAATCCGTTTAGTTATTTCATTTTGGAATGA